One region of Peromyscus eremicus chromosome 4, PerEre_H2_v1, whole genome shotgun sequence genomic DNA includes:
- the LOC131908328 gene encoding olfactory receptor 4C15-like, with protein MLNQSFVTEFILLGLSQNPKVEKILFVFFLLVYLFTIGGNMLIMVTIVCSPTLFGIPMYYFLSFLSFLDACISSVITPKMIIDFFYERKTISFECCMTQLFAVHFFPGAEVIVLSAMAYDRYVAICKPLHYSSIMNRRVCGILVGVAWAGGFLHSIIQIIFTLQLPFCGPNFIDHFICDLFPLLKLACTDTHIFGILVFANSGAFCIIIFSLLVVSYGVILFSLRSHSSEGRRKALSTCGSHITVVLLFFVPCVLIYARNNSALSLEKNVLVFSHVLTPLLNPIVYTFRNKEMKNAIGKMWRRLFNFPGKH; from the coding sequence ATGCTAAACCAGAGCTTTGTCACTGAGTTCATACTTCTGGGACTTTCACAGAACCCAAAAGTTGAGaaaatattgtttgttttctttttgttggtcTACCTTTTTACTATTGGGGGCAACATGTTAATTATGGTAACAATTGTGTGCAGTCCCACACTCTTTGGTATCCCCATGTACtactttttgtcttttctatCTTTCTTGGATGCATGCATTTCTTCTGTAATCACACCCAAGATGATTATAGACTTCTTCTATGAGAGAAAGACCATCTCTTTTGAATGTTGCATGACACAGCTATTTGCTGTCCACTTCTTCCCTGGGGCAGAAGTGATTGTTCTGTCagccatggcctatgaccgctatgtggccatttgCAAGCCCCTTCACTATTCTTCCATAATGAACAGGAGGGTGTGTGGCATTCTGGTGGGGGTGGCCTGGGCAGGAGGCTTCTTGCATTCTATCATACAAATTATCTTCACATTGCAGCTGCCCTTCTGTGGACCCAATTTTATTGATCATTTCATATGTGACTTGTTCCCGTTACTAAAGCTTGCCTGCACTGACACACATATTTTTGGCATTTTAGTGTTTGCCAACAGTGGGGCTTTCTgcatcattattttttctttattggttgtttcttatggtgtcatCTTGTTCTCTCTGAGATCTCACAGCTCTGAAGGGCGGCGTAAAGCTCTCTCCACCTGTGGATCCCACATTACTGTCGTGCTTTTGTTCTTTGTTCCATGCGTATTAATATATGCACGAAATAATTCTGCATTATCATTGGAGAAAAATGTTCTTGTATTTTCTCATGTCTTGACACCATTGCTGAATCCCATAGTTTACACTTTcaggaataaagaaatgaagaatgcCATTGGGAAAATGTGGAGGAGATTGTTTAATTTTCCTGGTAAACATTAA